A genomic window from Deltaproteobacteria bacterium includes:
- a CDS encoding glycosyltransferase family 2 protein, producing MADPVDLAVIAPCFNEGPNVGALAERVGQALSGRGISFELVLVDDGSHDDTWAKIGEQAAAHRWVKPVRHEKNRGIVESWRSGLLATGAPRLVTIDADLQYRPEDIPTLVDVMDNENVEFVQGWRRDQVGRDRLRVLLTSGLSALLNLLFGTRLRDNKSGFVLYTRSAMTDVLDFSRPFRHFQHFIAIAAHRRGHRIRQVPVVFDERAAGVSFINAPVRFAVSALADIPRALWEFRIGPACRALGKGR from the coding sequence TTGGCCGATCCCGTCGACCTCGCCGTCATTGCGCCGTGTTTCAACGAGGGTCCGAACGTCGGCGCGCTCGCGGAGCGCGTCGGGCAGGCGCTGTCCGGGCGCGGCATTTCGTTCGAGCTGGTTCTGGTCGACGACGGCAGCCACGACGACACGTGGGCGAAAATCGGCGAGCAGGCCGCTGCCCATCGCTGGGTGAAACCGGTGCGCCACGAGAAAAACCGGGGAATCGTCGAAAGCTGGCGGTCGGGGCTGCTGGCCACGGGCGCACCGCGCCTCGTGACGATCGACGCCGATCTGCAGTACCGCCCGGAGGACATTCCGACGCTTGTCGACGTGATGGACAACGAAAACGTCGAGTTCGTGCAGGGCTGGCGGCGCGACCAGGTCGGGCGCGACCGGCTGCGCGTGCTGCTCACGTCCGGGCTGTCCGCGTTGCTGAATCTGCTGTTCGGGACGCGTCTGCGCGACAACAAGAGCGGATTCGTGCTTTACACGCGGTCGGCCATGACCGATGTCCTCGATTTTTCCCGTCCGTTCCGTCACTTTCAGCACTTCATCGCGATCGCGGCGCACCGGCGGGGACATCGCATCCGGCAGGTGCCCGTGGTCTTCGACGAACGTGCGGCCGGCGTGAGTTTCATCAACGCTCCGGTGCGTTTCGCGGTGTCGGCGCTCGCGGATATTCCGCGCGCGCTGTGGGAGTTTCGCATCGGTCCGGCGTGCCGGGCGCTCGGGAAGGGCCGATAG
- a CDS encoding tetratricopeptide repeat protein yields the protein MTIEPNLLEKVRAGDLAGQDLSRSNWAGSDVSGARLAGVNLSRGKFRKANFSGADLSGADLSKADLRQTNLTGANLRGAKLEKADLDGADLTGATLDEATLVGAKVREAKLENVRGEKSAWRDALASKSRFANVDFAGADFTGADLVETTWEGARLGGAYLERSIWINAELADVNAQSANATDIDFFLSQIRDCDFSGGTLIKSNWSSTRLERVDFRGANLAHAQFSGGRHEAVEFADAALKGAILKSVKGYDEAALIAFRERGAKTSSLLWLRVGRTLRTSRLAQAAVAVIVASVLAYGWLWYRDPANWSYTRLEQAAGDAVSKQDVPRAIRHYELILAKYPDDPFRVANIRVQLANLYLGQNKIDDARRYFDLVVAGTTDRPELKASLFSAELGLADALAQERRYEKSVAAFASFAERWNAYPESSRAWERIAQIEVLRGDVEAAEAAYMKIVGSRQFSSDAIFNANLSVARLWKEHGQGPKAIARLDEVLAQNVDIPQRAAQVLSQQIEVFVSMGDLEGAQAKLALVKERYADQTELILAAENAIADGEKNRGTPELAVARYERLLESAKEPVQIAGVASSLSAVLTQIGRFDDALKVLDGALERVKSVDEQAQRLTIDRVTVLLAARRLDEAAKILEGLRETLKDAGARNNAAIMLAGVYRNRGEHEKARELLNEVLADSEESPHMQSTIRQTLGDIAWELGDANEAVAQYRRVSELTTDLNLNFNPDLNIVNVYRQSRNLTEWKKQIELMAKRYVGDPVLAARTRSEEAEYLRLTGDVAGAEAIWNDVAKNPQADVALGALRSLQMLYADQGRIADLDVVAKTLADRFPTRTDDLSVVRLAKAESLARARDFDAALAEFRAIVESAPPASARQAYSRIMDIEAQRGNLDAVRAAYDRAIAIPTTEVGGRAQLIQKLANAIADSGRFPEALSMLEAASAQEKEPREQAQLMLALAGFHDRGASPDAAINAYESLIGKYAGDGRIVEVAQARFSLGQLLERKGDLAGARKHYETLIATPTDDGTSSGARTALVRVMVAQGQLDAATTMIAEVRAKGPGSQGTADAMSLVLGESLARTGKLDLAVRALEPLTAESELPALRKQALIALAQAYSNAREWEKARRAFEAIAKDYSDDEVASDQARMGIAWTLKSEDRRADAVAAYEKAAKAAKSPESRLNALTELISLAVDAGDAAAVAQLAGEIGKDFANRPDALAAANSGLAQIAGRAGRIDDAVAAWRKNLDLALPANAQFQVVQQIVQAYVQADRTAEAEKLLTEMGKRFPGDFAYQSDVKTALAQLMSATGRADEAAKLLGGVVESANEPGRKANVAFQLAQLHRQNNRFDDALRSYDDLLKNSGLEQSLRDQATAGRAETLRQARRFDEAVAAFLAIAEKGTTAESREWALGSAAQCYAEQNRFDDAVKLYRDLLARADGAASAEQAHYGLSNALKQAGRTDEALATLEELKKATTDPAKSLRVDVAIARLHQDANRPEEAAKIFRAVSESNSADAVMREEATWELAQSLRKMRALDDSLALFRKLAKDSKSPETRRQSETSVAQILAEMGDVAAAKDAFDKLIAAETDAAEKARLSTELGGIFQQSNRPKDAQAAYRRAVELAPRSLTALWATQSLAQIALNENDLATARKYFEQMLASPTAQESARMNARFGLADVAKRSGKIDDAIAQYQTALKEAKNDSDRAHVRNMLAQAFIEKKKPEDARAIYQAVIDDAQAAPIARARALIGLGHLLRSSGEEAKARAAFLSAANVMPKDPSASEAIQAAIASDLETGDIRGFEEHLALLRERFPGDRNAADNVLQQKIEKHRERQQWDEALASLETLLAQTKDPERRRWAHFTKGQSLSGLGRYDEARTAFQAIEDAPDADRNTILQARIGQAHNELARGDDEAAADILLEIAKKFPDAPQSVVALFDLAQIRQQEPAGDVESVFRAILSAKAAKDQDLINAHMGLASHYAQRKMVSSAVKEYQTVFDTWPDRQDTAWALSSAAMLLKDNGDQSQAVRLLERLIAKFPPEHEAVIGAKQTLSQIYKR from the coding sequence ATGACGATCGAGCCGAATCTGTTGGAAAAAGTTCGCGCCGGAGATCTCGCCGGGCAGGACCTCTCGCGGTCGAACTGGGCCGGCTCCGACGTGTCCGGCGCGCGTCTCGCGGGGGTAAATCTCTCGCGGGGAAAATTCCGTAAGGCCAATTTTTCCGGCGCGGATCTGTCGGGCGCGGACCTTTCGAAAGCCGATTTGCGCCAAACGAACCTGACCGGCGCAAACCTGCGCGGGGCGAAGCTGGAGAAGGCCGATCTCGACGGCGCGGACCTGACCGGTGCAACGCTGGACGAAGCGACGCTCGTCGGCGCGAAGGTGCGCGAGGCCAAACTCGAAAACGTGCGAGGCGAAAAGTCCGCGTGGCGCGACGCGCTCGCGTCGAAGAGCCGTTTTGCGAATGTCGACTTCGCGGGAGCGGATTTCACCGGTGCGGATCTGGTCGAGACGACGTGGGAAGGGGCACGGCTCGGGGGTGCGTATCTCGAACGGTCGATCTGGATCAACGCGGAACTCGCCGACGTAAACGCTCAGTCGGCGAACGCGACGGATATCGACTTCTTCCTGTCGCAGATTCGGGATTGCGACTTCTCCGGCGGAACGCTGATCAAGAGCAATTGGTCGAGCACGCGTCTCGAACGCGTTGACTTTCGCGGCGCGAATCTGGCGCACGCGCAGTTTTCGGGAGGCCGCCACGAGGCCGTCGAGTTCGCGGACGCCGCGCTGAAAGGTGCGATTCTCAAGTCCGTCAAAGGATACGACGAAGCGGCCTTGATCGCATTCCGCGAGCGCGGCGCGAAGACGAGCAGCCTATTGTGGCTGCGTGTCGGCCGCACGCTGCGCACGAGCCGTCTCGCGCAGGCGGCCGTGGCCGTCATCGTGGCTTCGGTACTGGCGTACGGGTGGCTTTGGTACCGGGATCCCGCGAACTGGTCCTACACTCGTCTCGAACAGGCCGCCGGCGACGCGGTATCGAAGCAGGATGTCCCGCGCGCCATCCGGCATTACGAACTGATCCTCGCCAAGTATCCCGATGATCCCTTTCGCGTCGCCAATATCCGGGTGCAGCTCGCCAACCTGTACCTGGGGCAGAACAAAATCGACGATGCGCGCCGGTACTTCGATCTCGTGGTCGCGGGCACGACCGACCGGCCGGAGCTCAAGGCCAGCCTGTTTTCCGCGGAACTCGGTCTCGCCGACGCCCTCGCTCAGGAACGGCGATACGAAAAGTCCGTCGCGGCGTTTGCGTCGTTCGCCGAGCGGTGGAACGCGTATCCGGAGTCGTCGCGCGCCTGGGAACGGATCGCCCAGATCGAGGTCCTGCGTGGGGACGTCGAAGCCGCCGAAGCGGCCTACATGAAGATCGTCGGCTCGCGACAGTTTTCGAGCGACGCGATTTTCAACGCCAATCTCAGTGTCGCGCGACTGTGGAAAGAACACGGCCAGGGACCCAAGGCCATCGCGCGGCTGGATGAGGTTCTCGCGCAAAACGTCGACATTCCTCAGCGCGCGGCGCAGGTGCTCTCGCAGCAGATCGAGGTCTTCGTCAGCATGGGCGATCTCGAGGGCGCGCAGGCGAAGCTCGCGCTGGTCAAGGAGCGTTACGCAGACCAGACCGAACTGATTCTCGCCGCGGAGAACGCCATCGCCGACGGCGAAAAAAATCGAGGCACGCCGGAGCTCGCCGTCGCCCGGTACGAGCGTCTGCTCGAAAGCGCGAAGGAGCCGGTGCAGATCGCGGGTGTCGCATCCTCGCTCTCCGCGGTGCTCACGCAAATCGGCAGGTTTGACGACGCGCTCAAGGTTCTGGATGGGGCGCTGGAACGCGTGAAGTCCGTTGACGAGCAGGCCCAGCGGCTCACCATCGACCGTGTGACGGTGCTTCTCGCGGCCCGCCGTCTGGACGAAGCCGCGAAGATTCTCGAAGGACTTCGCGAAACGCTGAAGGATGCGGGAGCGCGCAATAACGCGGCCATCATGCTGGCTGGCGTCTATCGGAATCGCGGCGAGCACGAAAAGGCGCGTGAGCTCCTCAACGAAGTCCTCGCCGATTCCGAAGAATCGCCTCACATGCAGTCGACCATTCGACAGACCCTGGGCGATATCGCATGGGAACTTGGCGACGCGAACGAGGCGGTTGCGCAGTATCGTCGTGTCTCCGAACTCACGACGGACCTGAATCTCAACTTCAACCCCGACCTGAACATCGTCAACGTCTATCGCCAATCGCGCAACCTGACGGAATGGAAGAAGCAGATCGAGCTGATGGCGAAGCGTTACGTGGGGGATCCCGTCCTCGCGGCGCGGACGCGTTCGGAAGAAGCGGAATACCTCCGGCTGACCGGCGACGTGGCCGGCGCGGAGGCCATCTGGAACGACGTCGCGAAAAATCCGCAGGCGGACGTCGCGCTTGGCGCGCTGCGTTCTCTGCAGATGCTCTACGCCGATCAGGGCCGGATCGCCGATCTCGATGTCGTGGCGAAGACCCTCGCGGATCGTTTCCCGACGCGCACCGACGATCTGTCGGTCGTTCGGTTGGCCAAGGCGGAGAGCCTGGCGCGTGCCCGGGATTTCGACGCGGCACTCGCCGAGTTTCGCGCGATCGTGGAATCGGCGCCGCCCGCGTCGGCTCGTCAGGCGTATTCGCGCATCATGGATATCGAGGCACAGCGGGGAAATCTCGACGCGGTCCGCGCGGCATACGATCGCGCGATCGCGATTCCAACGACCGAGGTCGGTGGGCGGGCGCAACTGATTCAAAAGCTCGCGAACGCAATCGCCGATTCGGGAAGGTTCCCCGAGGCGCTGTCGATGCTGGAGGCCGCGTCCGCCCAGGAAAAGGAGCCTCGGGAGCAGGCGCAGTTGATGCTCGCTCTTGCCGGGTTCCACGACCGCGGTGCCAGTCCCGACGCGGCGATCAATGCGTACGAATCGCTGATCGGGAAATACGCAGGGGACGGTCGCATCGTGGAGGTGGCGCAGGCGCGTTTTTCGCTCGGCCAGTTGCTCGAACGAAAGGGGGACCTCGCCGGCGCCCGCAAGCACTATGAGACGCTCATCGCGACGCCCACGGACGACGGCACGTCGTCGGGCGCGAGAACCGCGCTGGTGCGAGTGATGGTCGCGCAGGGGCAGCTCGATGCCGCGACGACCATGATTGCCGAGGTCCGCGCGAAAGGTCCCGGATCGCAGGGAACGGCGGATGCGATGTCGCTTGTGCTCGGGGAATCGCTCGCGAGAACCGGCAAGCTGGATTTGGCGGTCCGGGCGCTCGAGCCGTTGACGGCGGAATCCGAGCTCCCCGCGTTGCGCAAGCAGGCGCTGATTGCGCTCGCGCAGGCGTATTCCAACGCGCGGGAATGGGAGAAAGCCCGTCGAGCCTTCGAGGCGATCGCCAAGGACTATTCCGATGACGAAGTGGCATCCGATCAGGCCCGAATGGGAATCGCGTGGACGCTGAAAAGCGAGGACCGTCGCGCGGACGCCGTCGCGGCTTATGAGAAGGCGGCAAAGGCCGCGAAATCGCCCGAGTCGCGGCTCAATGCGCTGACGGAACTCATCTCGTTGGCCGTGGACGCGGGCGATGCGGCGGCGGTTGCGCAACTCGCGGGCGAGATCGGCAAGGATTTCGCGAACCGGCCGGATGCGTTGGCGGCGGCGAACTCCGGGCTCGCGCAGATCGCCGGTCGCGCGGGACGTATCGACGATGCGGTGGCGGCGTGGAGGAAGAATCTCGACCTCGCGTTGCCGGCGAACGCGCAGTTTCAGGTGGTTCAGCAGATCGTGCAGGCCTACGTCCAAGCCGATCGGACCGCTGAAGCGGAAAAGCTCCTGACGGAGATGGGGAAACGGTTTCCGGGCGACTTCGCGTATCAGTCCGACGTCAAGACCGCCCTCGCTCAGTTGATGTCTGCGACGGGCCGCGCGGACGAGGCGGCCAAACTGCTGGGCGGTGTGGTCGAGTCGGCGAACGAGCCCGGCCGTAAAGCGAACGTGGCGTTTCAACTCGCGCAATTGCATCGGCAGAACAATCGCTTCGACGATGCGCTTCGGAGTTACGACGATCTGCTCAAAAACTCCGGGCTCGAGCAGAGTCTGCGCGATCAGGCGACCGCCGGGCGGGCCGAAACCCTGCGTCAGGCGCGACGATTCGATGAAGCGGTCGCGGCGTTTCTGGCCATTGCCGAGAAGGGGACGACCGCCGAGTCGCGCGAGTGGGCGCTCGGTTCCGCGGCCCAGTGCTACGCCGAACAAAATCGGTTCGACGACGCGGTCAAGCTGTATCGCGATCTCCTCGCCCGCGCGGACGGCGCGGCCTCGGCGGAGCAGGCGCATTACGGACTGTCGAACGCGCTGAAACAGGCGGGTCGAACGGATGAGGCGCTCGCCACTCTGGAGGAATTGAAAAAGGCGACCACGGACCCGGCAAAAAGCCTGCGGGTCGATGTCGCCATCGCAAGGCTGCATCAGGACGCGAACCGGCCGGAAGAGGCCGCGAAGATCTTTCGCGCCGTCTCGGAGTCGAATTCGGCGGACGCCGTGATGCGGGAAGAGGCGACATGGGAACTGGCGCAGTCGCTGCGAAAAATGCGCGCGCTGGACGACTCCCTCGCCCTCTTCCGCAAGCTCGCGAAGGACTCGAAATCGCCCGAGACTCGCCGCCAGTCCGAGACGTCCGTTGCGCAGATTTTGGCGGAGATGGGCGACGTCGCGGCGGCCAAGGACGCCTTCGACAAGCTGATCGCCGCGGAAACCGACGCCGCGGAAAAGGCTCGTCTTTCGACCGAGCTCGGCGGGATCTTTCAGCAGTCGAATCGTCCCAAGGACGCACAGGCGGCATACCGCCGCGCGGTCGAACTCGCCCCGCGCTCGCTGACCGCGCTCTGGGCGACGCAGAGTCTCGCCCAGATCGCCCTGAACGAAAACGATCTCGCGACTGCCCGCAAGTATTTCGAGCAGATGCTGGCGAGTCCCACGGCGCAGGAAAGCGCGCGGATGAACGCGCGTTTCGGGCTCGCCGACGTCGCGAAGCGATCCGGGAAGATCGACGACGCCATCGCGCAGTATCAGACCGCGCTCAAGGAGGCGAAGAACGACTCGGACCGCGCGCACGTTCGCAACATGCTGGCGCAGGCGTTCATCGAGAAGAAGAAGCCGGAGGACGCGCGCGCCATCTATCAGGCGGTGATCGACGATGCGCAGGCCGCCCCGATCGCCCGCGCCCGCGCGCTGATCGGACTCGGCCACCTGCTGCGTTCGTCCGGAGAGGAGGCCAAGGCGCGCGCGGCGTTTTTGTCCGCGGCGAACGTGATGCCGAAGGACCCGTCCGCGAGCGAGGCGATTCAGGCGGCCATCGCGTCCGATCTGGAGACGGGCGACATCCGCGGCTTCGAGGAGCATCTTGCGCTGCTGCGCGAACGCTTCCCGGGCGATCGGAACGCGGCCGACAACGTTCTTCAGCAGAAGATCGAAAAACACCGCGAGCGGCAGCAATGGGATGAAGCTCTTGCGTCGCTGGAAACGCTACTTGCACAGACGAAGGATCCCGAACGGCGTCGCTGGGCGCACTTCACCAAGGGGCAGAGCCTGTCCGGGCTCGGCCGTTACGACGAGGCGAGGACGGCGTTTCAGGCGATCGAGGACGCGCCGGACGCGGATCGGAATACGATCCTGCAGGCCCGGATCGGGCAGGCGCACAACGAACTGGCGCGTGGGGACGACGAGGCGGCCGCGGATATCCTGCTCGAGATCGCCAAGAAATTCCCCGACGCGCCGCAGTCGGTCGTCGCGCTATTCGACCTCGCCCAGATCCGGCAACAGGAACCCGCGGGCGACGTGGAGTCGGTGTTCCGCGCGATCCTGTCCGCCAAGGCCGCAAAGGATCAGGACCTCATCAACGCGCACATGGGACTCGCGAGCCATTATGCGCAGCGAAAGATGGTTTCGTCGGCGGTGAAGGAGTACCAGACCGTCTTCGATACGTGGCCGGACCGTCAGGACACCGCATGGGCGTTGTCGTCGGCTGCGATGCTGCTCAAGGACAACGGCGACCAGTCGCAGGCGGTTCGACTGCTCGAGCGACTCATCGCGAAGTTTCCGCCGGAGCACGAGGCGGTGATCGGCGCAAAGCAGACGCTCTCGCAGATCTACAAACGATGA
- a CDS encoding glycosyltransferase yields MRVSAVIPTRNRPDMLRRALASVFSQNRPADEALVSCHESERESVASIADHWRNRVRIITHNGAGAALARNAAIDAAGGEWLAFLDDDDEWAPDRLERQLRLIDANPDLVAVYSDAKVAGDRARGETIFSRQPPFAGSIRERLRADNVIPTSSVLARREVVARLGGFRHRFEPAEDYDLWMRLAAAGPIAFDPKPLSVYHLHGTQTGRLAAVMYPACATVVEEDLRDAGAKPDRREARRLWSLHVVAAKALEGIGDTNTAAAHWSSAIRLRPLHPGTRFVAWRQSGQR; encoded by the coding sequence ATGCGGGTTAGCGCCGTCATTCCGACCCGAAACCGGCCCGACATGCTGCGCCGCGCGCTGGCGAGCGTGTTTTCCCAGAACCGACCCGCCGACGAAGCCCTCGTTTCGTGTCACGAGTCGGAGCGCGAATCGGTCGCTTCGATCGCCGATCACTGGCGGAACCGCGTTCGCATCATCACCCACAATGGAGCCGGAGCGGCTCTCGCTCGCAATGCGGCGATCGATGCGGCGGGCGGCGAGTGGCTCGCGTTTCTCGACGACGACGATGAATGGGCGCCGGATCGCCTGGAACGCCAGTTGCGCCTGATTGACGCAAACCCCGATCTCGTGGCCGTTTATTCGGACGCGAAGGTTGCCGGCGACCGGGCGCGCGGGGAGACGATCTTCAGCCGTCAACCCCCGTTCGCGGGATCGATTCGGGAGCGGCTCCGGGCGGACAACGTGATCCCGACGTCGTCGGTGCTGGCACGCCGCGAGGTCGTCGCTCGCCTCGGCGGTTTTCGCCATCGCTTCGAACCGGCGGAAGACTACGACCTGTGGATGCGGCTCGCGGCGGCGGGGCCGATCGCGTTCGATCCCAAACCGCTGAGCGTCTATCATCTCCATGGAACGCAGACCGGCCGACTCGCCGCCGTCATGTATCCGGCCTGCGCGACGGTGGTGGAGGAGGACTTACGCGATGCGGGGGCGAAACCCGATCGCCGTGAGGCCCGCCGCCTGTGGAGCCTGCATGTGGTCGCGGCCAAGGCCCTCGAAGGAATCGGTGATACGAATACCGCGGCCGCGCATTGGAGTTCGGCAATCCGGCTGCGCCCGCTCCACCCGGGAACCCGATTCGTCGCGTGGCGTCAGAGCGGGCAACGGTGA
- the asnB gene encoding asparagine synthase (glutamine-hydrolyzing): protein MCGIAGFYTRPGEALDVDPMSRAIAHRGPDEARELRDRPVQLAIRRLSIIDLVTGSQPISNETGTVHVVYNGEIFNYRSLRDELAAKGHVFTTRTDTEVLVHGYEEWGERVVDRLNGQFAFAIWDGLRLFLARDRMGEKPLYWARTDAGFFFASEIKGLLPHVSTRPRVGESYWVWDTALAPDTLFEGIEELPPAHTLSFDGRDVVIGRYWEIPNGESSTRSESDLVEELRALLVDAVAIRLMSDVDLGIFLSGGIDSAAIACIAKPDIAFTCRFPLGSKFDEFAYAELVAKHIGARQVVVSPTAGDFRDKLPAVIRHLDQPVATASVIAEFMLAEAARDQGVKVILGGQGADEVFGGYVRYLLMAWEDRLARSEELSSYQSLARYFWNPRMFGDPAHRYFELVARYRPEHPDPHFELVRRMFARHTPLVDRMGNFDAHVSLPSLLTMNDRACAAVGLENRCPFLDHRLIEFGFRLPERCKIDENGTKRILRKALRGIVPDAILDRRDKKGLVVPFHDWLFGPLDEWASDLESSLAARIEMPGNGSPRGEFDRGRYSRVSLELWFRNYFPDHRRDAG from the coding sequence ATGTGCGGCATCGCGGGGTTCTACACGCGGCCCGGGGAGGCACTCGATGTCGATCCCATGTCGCGCGCCATCGCGCATCGCGGCCCGGACGAAGCGCGGGAGTTGCGTGACCGTCCGGTTCAACTTGCGATCCGTCGCCTCTCCATCATCGATCTGGTGACCGGATCCCAACCGATCTCGAACGAGACCGGAACCGTACACGTCGTCTACAACGGCGAGATTTTCAACTACCGGTCGCTTCGCGACGAACTCGCGGCAAAAGGGCACGTTTTCACGACGCGGACCGACACCGAGGTTCTCGTCCACGGTTACGAGGAGTGGGGCGAGCGCGTCGTCGACCGCCTCAACGGCCAGTTTGCCTTCGCGATCTGGGATGGACTTCGGCTTTTTCTCGCACGCGATCGCATGGGCGAAAAACCGCTGTACTGGGCCCGGACGGATGCGGGATTTTTCTTCGCGTCCGAGATCAAGGGTTTGTTACCGCATGTTTCGACTCGACCCCGGGTGGGCGAATCGTACTGGGTTTGGGACACGGCGCTCGCGCCGGATACGCTGTTCGAGGGCATCGAGGAACTTCCGCCCGCTCATACGCTGAGTTTCGACGGCCGCGATGTGGTGATCGGGCGATATTGGGAAATTCCGAACGGCGAATCATCCACGCGATCGGAAAGCGATCTCGTCGAGGAATTGCGTGCGTTGCTCGTGGACGCGGTCGCCATCCGCCTTATGTCCGATGTCGATCTCGGAATATTCCTTTCGGGAGGCATCGACTCGGCCGCCATCGCGTGCATCGCGAAGCCGGATATCGCCTTCACCTGCCGATTTCCGCTCGGGTCCAAGTTCGACGAATTTGCGTACGCCGAGCTCGTCGCAAAACACATCGGTGCGCGACAAGTGGTTGTCAGCCCGACGGCCGGGGATTTTCGCGACAAATTGCCGGCTGTGATCCGCCATCTCGACCAGCCGGTCGCCACGGCATCCGTGATCGCGGAGTTCATGCTGGCCGAGGCGGCGCGAGACCAAGGAGTCAAGGTGATCCTCGGCGGACAGGGCGCGGACGAGGTTTTCGGCGGGTACGTTCGCTATCTGCTGATGGCGTGGGAAGACCGACTCGCGCGCAGCGAGGAGCTGTCTTCGTACCAGTCGCTCGCGAGGTACTTCTGGAATCCGCGCATGTTCGGCGACCCGGCCCATCGGTATTTCGAACTGGTCGCCCGTTATCGCCCCGAACACCCCGACCCCCATTTCGAACTCGTACGCCGAATGTTCGCGCGGCATACCCCGCTCGTGGACCGCATGGGCAATTTCGATGCCCATGTTTCGCTGCCGTCGCTCCTCACCATGAACGATCGCGCCTGTGCCGCGGTCGGGCTCGAAAACCGCTGCCCCTTTCTCGATCACCGGCTGATCGAATTCGGATTCCGTCTGCCCGAGCGATGCAAGATCGACGAAAACGGCACCAAGAGGATCTTGCGAAAAGCTCTTCGCGGAATCGTGCCCGATGCGATTCTCGATCGTCGCGACAAGAAGGGGCTGGTCGTTCCGTTTCACGATTGGCTCTTCGGGCCCCTCGACGAATGGGCGAGCGATCTCGAATCGTCGCTCGCCGCGCGGATCGAAATGCCGGGCAACGGCAGCCCGCGGGGAGAATTCGATCGAGGTCGGTACAGTCGCGTGAGTCTGGAATTGTGGTTCCGGAACTACTTTCCCGATCATCGCCGCGATGCGGGTTAG
- a CDS encoding YebC/PmpR family DNA-binding transcriptional regulator — protein sequence MSGHSKWATIKRKKGANDAARGKLFTKLIKEISVAARMGGGDIDANPRLRTAVDKAKANSMPKDNIDRAIKKGTGGLEGVSYEEYTYEGYGPGGTAIMVDILTDNRNRTTAEVRHAFSKYGGNLGESGCVAFMFSRLGQFSFDKSSVDVAKLEEVSIEAGAQDIKDDGDSVEIYTDPSDFETVKKALADAGFVDPEAEVTMVAQNTVEATGKTAETLLKLVDTLEDNDDVQAVHSNFDIPESALEALN from the coding sequence ATGTCCGGCCATTCGAAATGGGCCACGATCAAGCGGAAAAAGGGCGCAAACGACGCGGCCCGGGGGAAACTGTTCACAAAGCTCATCAAGGAGATCTCGGTCGCCGCGCGGATGGGCGGAGGCGACATCGACGCGAACCCGCGCCTGCGCACGGCGGTGGACAAGGCCAAGGCCAACTCGATGCCCAAGGACAACATCGATCGGGCGATCAAGAAAGGCACCGGCGGACTCGAAGGCGTGTCGTACGAGGAGTACACCTACGAGGGATACGGTCCCGGCGGCACCGCCATCATGGTGGACATCCTGACCGACAATCGCAACCGCACCACGGCGGAGGTCCGGCACGCGTTCTCCAAATACGGCGGCAACCTGGGCGAAAGCGGATGCGTGGCGTTCATGTTCAGCCGACTCGGTCAGTTCAGCTTCGACAAATCCTCCGTGGATGTCGCGAAGCTGGAAGAGGTCTCGATCGAGGCCGGCGCGCAGGACATCAAGGACGACGGCGATTCGGTGGAGATCTACACCGATCCCAGCGACTTCGAGACGGTGAAAAAGGCGCTCGCCGACGCGGGCTTTGTCGATCCCGAGGCCGAGGTGACGATGGTGGCGCAAAACACCGTCGAGGCGACGGGCAAGACCGCCGAGACGCTGCTCAAGCTCGTCGACACGCTCGAGGACAACGACGACGTTCAGGCGGTGCACTCGAACTTCGACATCCCCGAATCCGCGTTGGAAGCGCTGAATTGA
- the sfsA gene encoding DNA/RNA nuclease SfsA, which yields MRRVIYDPPLVAAVYCERPNRFTARVRVGEAAVDAHLANPGRMAELLVPGARCYVRHRPDRIGRLQWDACLIRHRGVWVGLQSHLANDLVEEALRRGAVPSLSEYDVDRREVPHGDGRFDFALRHRRRSERLMLLEVKSCTLVEGRRGLFPDAPTTRGARHVREATRFVQAGGEAAILFCVGRPDADTVSPNRETDPDFGSALDGASAAGVRLLAVRCSVSPTRMTVRDEIPVVL from the coding sequence ATGCGCCGCGTGATTTACGATCCGCCGCTCGTCGCGGCCGTGTACTGCGAACGTCCGAATCGCTTCACGGCTCGCGTGCGCGTGGGCGAAGCCGCGGTGGACGCCCACCTGGCCAACCCGGGGCGCATGGCCGAATTGCTCGTCCCCGGAGCGCGGTGTTATGTTCGACATCGTCCGGACCGGATCGGGCGTCTCCAGTGGGACGCCTGCTTGATTCGGCACCGAGGAGTCTGGGTCGGACTGCAATCGCATCTGGCCAACGACCTTGTGGAAGAAGCGTTGCGGCGCGGAGCCGTGCCTTCGTTGTCCGAATACGACGTGGATCGCCGGGAAGTGCCGCACGGCGATGGGCGATTCGACTTCGCGCTCCGGCACCGCCGGCGATCGGAACGATTGATGCTGCTCGAGGTGAAAAGCTGCACGCTGGTCGAGGGGCGCCGGGGGCTGTTTCCCGACGCTCCGACCACACGCGGCGCACGCCATGTTCGCGAGGCGACCCGGTTCGTCCAGGCGGGCGGTGAGGCGGCGATTCTGTTCTGCGTCGGTCGGCCCGATGCTGATACGGTTTCGCCGAATCGTGAAACCGACCCCGATTTCGGGAGCGCGCTCGACGGAGCCTCGGCCGCCGGCGTTCGATTGCTCGCAGTGCGGTGTTCGGTTTCGCCGACGCGAATGACGGTTCGCGACGAAATTCCGGTGGTGCTGTGA